aggattagtgtctaataatgtaatgaaatttacttatgacagattttcatctcttacagtaaagtttcaaaggtctgtccgatactagtcttctcaagtaagtatttatgcaaatgattgcgacatttccatgtccacatagttcaagaaatagaaatactagtcatcttgcattctagtcgtctagcgttttctatgcgtccacctttatagaaaacttccgaccagggaccatttttaacttttgacattcaagttcacttgatagacatttcttagtcacaagactggtcctgacagtctatcttgaatatatcgtcaaattgaagggactcatcatttaatactaaaacaagattaaatggaatatgaaaatacatttcatatatgataaatgttcaaccccgatGTTTTACAActatgggcctcgaacccatctttaaaacaattaatggaattcaaaactgtgtttgacttccagtgccacaatgtgagtgttgtatttcacttgttgcataggtttagtcatcatgctttgccaatcttaatatccttttcatcgaatgttcttcgagatggatgataagatcttttgagtatgtttattttgtgatctagtctttcttgctacaatagtggttctacgcattttgcaatgaagaaccatcaagttagcatacatgtgatccacccaagttcagtgaagaactctttaatgtaaacaactctgttttattgcttcttaggcaataagtacttttacttcaactgtataggttgctagtgacgctttgtttggattttcttatccaagaagttcacGAATATGTGGAAGAATTTctagctatatcttagaacatagaaattaatacttaatttcccacgcaacaactcatggtcttcaatccatgttgccatttcaatccacgatgcatatagctcgttcttgccaatggttaactccaaagggatcttgcttgatcctttaacaatgtttatgcgtgtagaatcaatatttagcatatgtttatttccttgaatcaggaactattcctatgtacctttcaagtaccatagggttttcttgatctcaatctagttgatcttcacttagatcaatagagattggtatatgttcgtcatgcctaaagtcatacgatacgtttttggcgatcctcatattatatcatacatgataaattcttttgtagaataattcccaattgaatactATTCATGttactttagctcattcagttttagtagatactgaatccaactaaattctttgacatataatataggttaagaatatcacttagatcctttgatgtctAACTTAGTAagtgcttatacatagttcaaacatctattacttagatttattcatatgggtcgaatatctccaatggagtctttcgtgattgatttagtaaattccattacttaatcataagatctttgtaaatagatcttaatacctagtatgtactaagttccgccttggtccatcattgatgcaataacaacaacaaagccttagtcccaaaatgatttggggtcggctaacatgaatcgtcgtaggagatcgtcattgtcaccaatcaaaccagaaaagagcaggaagtaaaaagaaaaaacaaggaagagaaagtgaaattaatgaaagtaggataagagaatatatatatatatatatatatatatatatatatatatatatatatatatatatatatatatatatatatatatatatatatatatatatatatatatatatatatatatatatatatatatatatatatatatatatatatatatatatatatatatatatatatatatatatataatagaagaaatattgtaagagataataaaaataagtaaaatttaaaataaatgaataagtaaaataagtgcatttcaaaatagcatgtgaaattaaaaaaatgaaagaattttaaaaataaaataaaagtaaaataaaaataaaaatacaaataaagaGAATCAGAAACATTGAAGTTGtgtaagtcaaatgaagtcatcaatgtatattctctccctccactctgtcctatccaacgccatattttcctcaatcccaagaaagctcatatcgtgctcaatcaccttcctccaagttttcttaggtcttcccctaccccttgcaattctatccctttgccacccttctatcctcctaaccggggcatcatttgatcttctgcttacatgtccaaaccatcttaaacgattttccatcatcttaaactcaatcggtgcaacccctactatattcctaataatctcattcctcaaacgatcctttcttgtatgcccacacatccaacgtaacatgcgcatctccgccacattcatcttgtgcacgtgacaatgtttcactgcccagcATTCCGTGCCGTATAACAAAGCTGGTCGAATTGTcgtgcggtaaaattttcccttcaatctttggggcatgcctgaTTCATATAGGAACCCTGTGGcacctttccacttcaaccaacctgctttgattctatgggccacatcgccatccaattctccatccttttggataatagatcctaaataacggaacatttcagagccttggacaattttcccatctaaggtaatcgcccctgtctctctatcttggactccactaaacttacactccatatattccgtcttgtttctactctaaaaccccgagattccaaagtttgtctccataactccaacttactttccactccttcttttgtttcatcactcaacacaatatcatctgcaaacatcatgcaccagggtataccatcttggattgacctcgtcaattcgtccatgactatagcaaaaagaaacgggctaagtgcggaaccttgatgcactccGATCGTAATAGGGAATTCttcggtcttaccaacactagttctcacactcgtactaactccctcatacatgtccttgattatatcaatatacttcctcAGAATTCCTTTCTTACTTAATGCCCACCAAAGAATTTCTCTTGGTACCTTATCATACGCCTTctccaaatcaatgaaaaccatATGTAAATCCTTCTTCTTATCCCGATAATTCTCCATTAATTTCCTTATCAGATGAATAGCCTCCATAGTCGATCTCCCAGGCATAAATCCAAACTGGTTCTCCGAAATTTTCACAGTTCTCCTCAATCTTTGCTCAATAATCCGCTCCCAAAGTTTCATAGTATGACTCATTAGTTTGATTCCTCGGTAGTTGGCACAATCCTGGACATCACCCTTATTCTTGTACAAGGGGATGATAGTACTTTTCCTCCACTCAAATGGCATCCTATTACTTCCCCAAATCTTGTtgaaagagttgttaaccatacAACCCTTCTCTCCCCCAAGCATCTCCAGACTTCGATAGGTATACCATCGGGCCCCACTGCCCTCTTGCGTCCCATCTTTTTCAGTGCCATTTCGACTTCTCTCTTTTGAATTCTTCGCATAAATTCTAGGTTAACCATATCTCGAGGGATATCCGTATCCCCAATATCGCGTCCTTGGTCCCCGTTGAACAAGTTATCAAAGTAGAACCTCCATCTATCCTTGATTTCCTTATCTCCCACCAAAACTTTTTGATCAACATCTTTCACACATTTAATCCTCCCGATGTCTCGCGTCTTTCTATCTCTCATTCGAGCAAGCCTATAGATATCTTTCTCCCCTTCTTTTGTATCCAATCTTGCGTAAAGATCCTGATTCACCTTTGCTCTAGCCTCTCTTACGGCCTTCTTTGCTTCCCTTTTAGCCTCCTTGTACTTCTCGTAGTTCTCATCACTTTTACATTTCCCCAACTCTTTATAGAACTCTCGTATGCTCTTTATAGCTTGTTGCACAACTTCGTTCCACCAGGATGTGTCCTTAATTGGTGGCATGATTCCTTTAGATTCCCCTAGGACCTCTTTCGCCACTCCCTTTATGGTGTGCTCCATTCTTGTCCATAATGAGTCTATATCCAAATCCATATCCCCGGCCCAAATACCTTCACTTGCCACCTTTTCCACGAATTTTAGTTGTTGCTCCCCTTAAAGTTTCCACCACTTGATCATAGGCTCCACTAGTGGTCTTCTCCTCCTTATATAACTTCTACCTCGAAAATCAAGGACCACAAGCTTATGTTGGGTTGCTTTACTCTCACCCGAAATCACCTTACAATTGGTGTAGCACTGTCTCAAAGCATTCCTTACTAAAAAGAAGTCAATCTGACTCGTATTATCTCCACTCCTATAGGTTACTAGATGAGAGTCTCTTTTCTCAAACCAAGTGTTCATTATTCCCAAGTCATATGCCaatgcaaaatccaaaatagCGTTTCCCGCTTCATTCCGCTCCCCATACCCAAAACCACCATGAATGCTTTCAAATCCATCACGACTCGAGCCTACATGTCCGTTGAGATCCCCACCAATGATCAGTTTCTCACTTCTAGGGACACGTTGCACCACTTCTTCTAAATCCTCCCAAAATTCTTGTCTAGTTGAAGCATCTAGTCCTACTTGTGGTGCATAGGCACTCACAATAGTTACAACTTCATCCCCTATCACAAGCTTAATACTCATAATTCGATCACTCTTTCGGGACACGTCCACTACATCATCAATATATTCTCGGTCAATAAGGATACCTACCCCATTCCTACCCCTAGTTTTTCCCGAATACCAAAGCTTATAACCCCATGGAGCTATTTCTCTTGCCTTGTTTCCAACCCACTTAGTTTCCTGCAAACATAATATGTTAATTCTTCTCCTTCTCATAACCTCTACTACTTCGACTAATCTCCCTGTCAAAGAACCAATATTCCAAGTCCCAAACCGCATCCTACTACCCTTATCCTTACCCCTCCCCTTACCATGAAACCTTGGATAGTTAACACCACCCTTGGGTGGCGCGCCGCTTCCGGGCGACGGCCTAGCAACCCTTGCATATTTTCCACTACACCCGGGCCTAGGAAGTATAGCGCACCCTTGCATATTTGACACCACCCCCAGGTGTAGGGGTGGCGCGCCGCTTCTGGGCTACGACCTAGCAACCCTCACATATTTTTCACTACACCCGGGCTTAAGAGGTGTAGCGCGTCGCTGAGAAGGGGACGCCCCCACGATTTTCCATTGTCGATTCATGTCATGATATGTGACTTAGTTTTACGCTGGCCGCCACCAACCTACCGCAACCCTCCTCCTTTATCCGGGCTTGGGATCGGCAGTGAATGCCGCATACGCGACATTCACAAGTAAGTGCCGCATAAGCGACACTCACAGGCGGAgtttggtccatcattgatgaataattttaaatctaagtcattagcatttgaatgttatttcacaatagagagatatgtgtgtgatacacataggaccaattaagttttatgtactccaactaaacttcttatacatctataagaatcatgtacattttatgaaactaaaatacttattagcttcactaaaatatagttccaattctcaattgcttgcttaaatctgtacttagatttcataagctagctttccttttcaagtatttatttggattcaCAAATTCTTttacatgccatgtacatagtttcttccaacatttgattgaggaatacgttttgtcatccaattgccatatgtaccaatatgcagtaattgcttgatttatggactggagcattacgattttgcatgaggtttccacacaatccacgccatgaattttcttgatacctttagcaactaatctagctttgtgtaaAGACACACttccatgtttgatagtttttatccttaaaacaaatttgcaaccaataggtgtaaaccattcttgaaaatcaacaaaatttcaattttgtcatcaaaacattgattatgttttatggcctttaaccatctaaaacatttgagtctatatatggtctctaaccattttagagaATCAGGGTTTCtccatagctttcttacaagtcacaaactcattaatctacatgataatagtttgactgcaagttgtaagtttcttcactatctaatagaagaatctcatagtttcagtgacctgaactctatgcctacatgggtatagaacatcaaccaatagaatatcaacagacacttgaacacttgaaattcctttgaatattctatcctccttgaagcacttgtaaagtcttctaagagatgtatattctttaaagccacttctaaagtccttaaagaataagtgttcggattttctgaagaacttctaaaatcctccggaatgtccgtttatgtttgttgttcgcctcgaagacttttgaggtctattttctcccacttgtcattttggaaacgaatctccaaaagtacactatttcgagcaaacaaacattatgttctcaaaattcgtggtagaaacaatac
This Spinacia oleracea cultivar Varoflay chromosome 6, BTI_SOV_V1, whole genome shotgun sequence DNA region includes the following protein-coding sequences:
- the LOC110787108 gene encoding uncharacterized protein, which produces MQGCAILPRPGCSGKYARVARPSPGSGAPPKGGVNYPRFHGKGRGKDKGSRMRFGTWNIGSLTGRLVEVVEVMRRRRINILCLQETKWVGNKAREIAPWGYKLWYSGKTRGRNGVGILIDREYIDDVVDVSRKSDRIMSIKLVIGDEVVTIVSAYAPQVGLDASTRQEFWEDLEEVVQRVPRSEKLIIGGDLNGHVGSSRDGFESIHGGFGYGERNEAGNAILDFALAYDLGIMNTWFEKRDSHLVTYRSGDNTSQIDFFLVRNALRQCYTNCKVISGESKATQHKLVVLDFRGRSYIRRRRPLVEPMIKWWKL